From the Edaphobacter bradus genome, the window TATCACTCGTTCTATGCGGCGCACCGGCATGGAGCGTACCGACACTTGATGAACGAGCACGACCTCGAGATGCTGGAGTGGGTGAACAAGTTCAATCCGTATGACCTCTACTCCAAAGGCCACACCAAGCCGAACTTCAAGGAGTTGAAGCCTTACTACGACGACCTGTTCGCAGAGTTCTTCCCAGAGAAGATTGCCTGGTGACGCAGCGGCTGCGTCGCCAGTGATTTGCATTGGATTCATGAAAGACAGGCACAATGCAGACAGATGCCTTCTCTTGAGGAACAGATTTGACGACAGTACAACGTGCAGTGCAGATTGTGGCGGGTTCATTGCTGGCCGCCGCGAGCTATAGCGGAGTTGCGCAGCAAGGCAACCAGGCCTCGCAGGACAAGGTGGTGAGGCTTAACCAGATTCAAGTGATCGGCTCGCACAACAGCTATCATGCAGGGTTTGCGCCGAGTGAGCGGCGATACCTGGAGATGAAGAATCCGAAGGCGCTGCGCGGGCTCGACTATCACCATGCTCCGCTCGCTGATCAGTTATCGTCCGGCGTGCGGCAGATTGAGATCGATATCTTCGCCGACAGTAAGGGCGGCCGCTTTGCGCATCCGATGATCGACCGCTGGGTCACGGACGCGGGGCTTCCGGCTGATCCTGATTTCGATCCGCAGCATGAGATGGACAAGCCGGGATTCAAGGTGATGCACGTGCAGGACTTCGATGAGCGGAGCACGTGCCTTACGTTTGTCGCGTGCCTCACACAGGTGAGGAACTGGTCGAGGCAGCATCCGGGACATCTGCCGATCTTCATCCTGGTGGAGACGAAGGAAGGTGAGGTGAAGGAACTGCCTAATGCTCCGAAGACAGAGCCGTTTACTTCGGCTGTCTTCGATGCTCTGGACGCTGAGATCCGTTCGGTCTTTCGGCCCGAGGAGATCATCACTCCGGATGAGGTTCGCGGGCGGCACAAGACGCTGATTGACGCCGTGCGCGCTGGCGGGTGGCCGACGCTTGCGCGAGCCCGCGGACGCGTGATTTTTCTGATGGACCAGAAGAAGGCTGGGCCGATTTACACCGAAGGGCATCCTTCGCTGCGTGGGAGGATTTTATTTACGAACGCTGAGCCTGGCGCTACGGATGCCGCGTTTGTGGAGCAGAACGATGGGACGCCAGAGGCCATCGATGCGCTGGTCCGGCAGGGTTATCTGGTGCGGACGCGGAGCGATGAGCCGACCGAGCAGGCTCGGAACAATGACACCCGGCGACGCGATGAGGTGCTGTCGAGTGGAGCGCAGATGATCAGCACGGACTATCCGAAGTCGGAGCCTGCATCGTGGACTGGGTACTCGGTGAGTCTGCCGGGTGGAGTTGTGGCTCGGTGCAATCCGGTGACTTCGTCTTCCGGATGTGTCGACGATCTGCTTGAGCCTGCCCGGTAAATCATGAATCGCCGACGCGCCCGCAGCTCGACGGTCCGTAAAACAGCTGCGGAGATGGCCCGAAGATGTGTCCGCGGTCGAGTTTTTCTTGCTTGCAGCATTTCGCAGCGCCCGCGATTCATTGCATTTTCCTCAAGTCCTTGAAGCTGATCTTGCCGGGTCTCAGGAGCAACATGAGGAGAAGATAAGCGAACACCACCCACACGATCAGGATGAATCCATCTGACGTTGCCAGTGTGTAGGCCTGTGCTCGTACTTGTTGACTCAGAATGGCGACCGCACGATGCTGTGCCACTTCTGGCCCGGTGGAATATGGAAGCATTGCTCCGGTTAGCATATGCAGTCGGTTATCGGTAAGCCAACTGCCGGTCTGGAGATGGAGCCCCAGCATGTTCGAGTGAAATTTCTCGCGAACCGAAATGAAGCGGGTCAAGACAGTCACGCCGATCTGACCGCCGAAGATACGAATAAAGTGCATGAATCCGGAGAATGTGGCTGCATTGGCGGCGCTTGTCAAGGCACCCGCTTCGAGCCCCTCCAGGACTATGCTGCTCACCAATCCAATGTATGTGCAAGCCAAGGCGCATGCCAGGAGAAGTTCTACTGACTGAAAGCTATTTCCCGCCCACGAAGTATCCACATGTGACCAAAGCCAACAGCTCACCGCGCCCGCGGTGAGCCCCACCGCCAGAACCATCCGCGAGTTGGTGTAGATGATGGTTGTGGCAACCAGCCATACGACTACAAACATCGGTAATGCCACCCAGGCAAGGGTGTGGCCAGTCTCAAGGGGCCGGTAATGTTGAATGTTGCCCAGAAATCCGGGGACGAGCACAATTGCGGCCAAGTGCATGAACTTGAATACAAAAATCGATAGAGCCAGAATGATGATGTTTCGAGTGTTCAGGAACTTAAGATTCAGAACTGGGTTTGGCTCGTAGAGCCGACGCACGACTGCCGCGGCCAACAGGAAGACTCCCGCAGCGGACATCGCGACGACCGTGGCCGAGTTGAACCAGTCAAGACGCTCCCCTTGATCCATAGCGCCATACAGTAGAGCGAGGCCCATACTGAAGTAAACGAACCCCTCCCAGCTGGGTTTCGGGTCCGCAGCAGGCCGGCGCGGGATTCCGTAGTAGACGCAGACCATCATCACCGGAGAGAAGAGCGCGGCAGTCCAGAATATCCACTGCCAGGCCCGGCCCTCCATAAACCAACCTTCCAGCAAGGATGCAAAGTTGCTGACGAAGACGATGTCCGCCGCATAGGCTGCGATTCCGAAGATGATCAGCCGCTTCGGAAGGATGGTCAACACAAAGGTCATCGTAAGCGAGTAAAAAGTGCCTGAGGAAATACCTGCGAGCACAACCAAGACCAACATTGTTTGGTAATTCGGCGCAAAAGGCAGCACCATGGAAACGACCATAAAAATCGCAGCAGCCGGCAGCAAGATTCTGCGCGGCCCCCAAAAGGCGTTCAGGAAGACGATAAAGACACCACTAAACATCGTCGCCATATTGAGTGCGGTCGGAAGCCATGAGGCCCCGTCGAAACTGAGACCGAGGGCGCCCCGCAGGTCCGGGAGGCCGACACTGAGCAATCGGCTGTTCAGCGTGGCAAGTCCCGCACCGATAAAGACCGCCAGGATCCCCACGTATGGATTGGTGGTGACCGGGATCGATGAAGGTTGCGGGACTTTCTCTGAATCGTTCATCCGGCCCTCCGAGGCGACGGGTGACCACCTTGTAGCAACTGTGCGCCGCTTAACCATCGGCGCGCGATACAGAGCTCTAAAGATAATCCGCTCTACCGCGGGATGCATGCAAGAAATCTGTGGGTGAGTGATTTGGGAAAAAGATTCCTCCCCATTCGGCTTCCCATTCGACTTCGCTCAGGGCAAGCTGCTCAGGGCGGGCTGCTGCGCTGCGGAATGACAACAAGAGAACAGGCAACGGCTAAAACGAACGCAAAGTACGCAAGGGAAAGGGAACGGTCGCAAAGGCAAGGCAACTGCGAAAGCAGCTGTCTCCTGTGCTTCGCTCCGGTCGGGATGAAGGATCTATCGTGACCTGCAATTAATTAACGATGCTAGCGCCCCATCCAGTGCTTGATGCGGGAGCGATAGGTTCGGCTCATCGGGATCCTCTGGCCGTTGCGGAGGACTACACCGTAGTCTCCGTCGTTTTCGGGACGGACCTCCTTGACGTACTGGAGGTTGACGATGGAGGAGCGGTGGACGCGGAGGAAGGTGCTGGGGTCGAGCTTCTCCTCGATGCGCGACATGGTCTCGCGGAGGAGGTGCGACTCGGACTGCGTGCAGATGCGGACGTAGTTCTCCTCGGCGCCGATCCAGCAGATCTCCGAGACGGGAAGGAAGAGGATGCGGCCCTTGGATTTGAAGACGATGCGCGTAGTGTAGGGGCTGCCGTTCTTCGCTTTGCCGGTTTGGGCCTGCGGGTTCTGTCGCAGGTTCTTGATGTGCTGGAGAGCGCGCTGCGTGGCCGCGCGGAAGCGCTCGAGCGTGAAGGGCTTGAGCAGGTAGTCGACGGCGTGGATCTCAAAGGCGCGCAATGCGTAGCGATCGTACGCTGTCGTGAAGATGACTGAGGGCATGGAGTCCCCGACAGTTTCGGAGAGACGGCCGATGACGTCGAAGCCGTCCATGTCGGGCATGCGAATGTCGAGGAACAGCAAGTCAGGCTTAGCCGTGCGGACCAGGTCAATGGTCTCGGCGGCGGTAGCGCCTTCCCCGACCACCTGAATCTCGGGAATCTCACGTAGCAAATGGCGCAGCTTCTGCCGTGCCAGAACTTCATCGTCTGCTAATACGGCCTGAATCATGTGACACCATACCTTGTTGTGTTCGTTTCAGGGGAGTGGGAACCAAAGAGGAGCGGGAGTGTCATGACAACCTGCACACGCCGGTCTTCTATCTCGGAGAGGAAGAGGCTTTGATCTGCGCCGTAGTGCATGCGCAGACGGTTGCGAACGTTGGCGAGACCGACTCCTGTGCCGGAATTGTCGCCGTTGGAGGCCAGGGCGAGGCCCCGGCCGGAGTTGGTGACGCAGAGGCGCAGATGCGAGTCCTGCCGCGATGCCTCGATGGAGAGCAGGCCGCCAGAGTTGATGTGTGACAGGCCGTGGCGGTAGGCGTTTTCGACGATGGGCTGCAGGATCATGGTGGGAACGAGCGCGTCGTGAAGACGCGGGTCGATCCGCATCTTCTGTTCGACTCGTCCGCAATACCTTCGGCCCTGCATGGCGAGGTACATCTCGATGAACTCCATCTCGTCGCTGAGAGGGATAAATTGGGCGTCTCCGCGATGGAGGGTGATACGTAACAGACCGCTGAGTTGTTCCAGCATGAGGTCGGCGGCGGCGATGTCGGTGCGCATGAGGCTGGAGATGCCGTTCATCGTGTTGAAAAGAAAGTGGGGATTGAGCTGCATGCGAAGCGCGCGCATCTGCGCTTGCACGAGTTGTGACTCGAGCTGTGAGGCCGTCCTCTCCTTCTCGC encodes:
- a CDS encoding LytR/AlgR family response regulator transcription factor, whose amino-acid sequence is MIQAVLADDEVLARQKLRHLLREIPEIQVVGEGATAAETIDLVRTAKPDLLFLDIRMPDMDGFDVIGRLSETVGDSMPSVIFTTAYDRYALRAFEIHAVDYLLKPFTLERFRAATQRALQHIKNLRQNPQAQTGKAKNGSPYTTRIVFKSKGRILFLPVSEICWIGAEENYVRICTQSESHLLRETMSRIEEKLDPSTFLRVHRSSIVNLQYVKEVRPENDGDYGVVLRNGQRIPMSRTYRSRIKHWMGR
- a CDS encoding phosphatidylinositol-specific phospholipase C1-like protein; translation: MTTVQRAVQIVAGSLLAAASYSGVAQQGNQASQDKVVRLNQIQVIGSHNSYHAGFAPSERRYLEMKNPKALRGLDYHHAPLADQLSSGVRQIEIDIFADSKGGRFAHPMIDRWVTDAGLPADPDFDPQHEMDKPGFKVMHVQDFDERSTCLTFVACLTQVRNWSRQHPGHLPIFILVETKEGEVKELPNAPKTEPFTSAVFDALDAEIRSVFRPEEIITPDEVRGRHKTLIDAVRAGGWPTLARARGRVIFLMDQKKAGPIYTEGHPSLRGRILFTNAEPGATDAAFVEQNDGTPEAIDALVRQGYLVRTRSDEPTEQARNNDTRRRDEVLSSGAQMISTDYPKSEPASWTGYSVSLPGGVVARCNPVTSSSGCVDDLLEPAR
- a CDS encoding MFS transporter, encoding MNDSEKVPQPSSIPVTTNPYVGILAVFIGAGLATLNSRLLSVGLPDLRGALGLSFDGASWLPTALNMATMFSGVFIVFLNAFWGPRRILLPAAAIFMVVSMVLPFAPNYQTMLVLVVLAGISSGTFYSLTMTFVLTILPKRLIIFGIAAYAADIVFVSNFASLLEGWFMEGRAWQWIFWTAALFSPVMMVCVYYGIPRRPAADPKPSWEGFVYFSMGLALLYGAMDQGERLDWFNSATVVAMSAAGVFLLAAAVVRRLYEPNPVLNLKFLNTRNIIILALSIFVFKFMHLAAIVLVPGFLGNIQHYRPLETGHTLAWVALPMFVVVWLVATTIIYTNSRMVLAVGLTAGAVSCWLWSHVDTSWAGNSFQSVELLLACALACTYIGLVSSIVLEGLEAGALTSAANAATFSGFMHFIRIFGGQIGVTVLTRFISVREKFHSNMLGLHLQTGSWLTDNRLHMLTGAMLPYSTGPEVAQHRAVAILSQQVRAQAYTLATSDGFILIVWVVFAYLLLMLLLRPGKISFKDLRKMQ
- a CDS encoding sensor histidine kinase codes for the protein MHPLVFIGSATVLGFLFGVQEWVHSLSWNYHMHIDLGLLLRAWGAQYFLWGTICWLLWMLLRPQINDGGLRTILLLFAPLSIAVCFVEEVIWVLLFPHLPMGHPNMHFWTRLAFQLDAEFVDSMVIFWSAFFLFRGLGYYQRYREKERTASQLESQLVQAQMRALRMQLNPHFLFNTMNGISSLMRTDIAAADLMLEQLSGLLRITLHRGDAQFIPLSDEMEFIEMYLAMQGRRYCGRVEQKMRIDPRLHDALVPTMILQPIVENAYRHGLSHINSGGLLSIEASRQDSHLRLCVTNSGRGLALASNGDNSGTGVGLANVRNRLRMHYGADQSLFLSEIEDRRVQVVMTLPLLFGSHSPETNTTRYGVT